CGATGCCGGCGAACTCGACGCGGCTTTCGCGCGGCGCGACCCGGCGCGGCGCGACGCGGAGCGCCTCTTCGTCGAGCACTGCGGATGGTTCGCGGCGCCTCAGTGGTCGCCCAACCCGGACGAACCGCTGCGCGTGGCTTCGCTGTCCGCGCCTTGTGGGGTGCGCGCCAACGCGCTCAAGGCGCTGGACGAAGCGGGCATCCAATGGACAGAGGTTTTCGTCGGCGGCGGCATCGGCACGGTCGGCGCGGCCGTCATGGCAGGCCTCGCCGTGGCGCCGTTGACGAGACGAGGATGCCCGCCGCGCGCAGTGGACGTGGGAAGCCGTTTCGGATTGCCGCCGCTCGCGCCAATCGAAATCGCGGTATATACGCGAGTGCGCGACGCGTCTTTGAAAGAAGCCATTCGCATTTTCGGCGCCGCACTGCGCAATGCGAATACGCGGTTCTGAGGGAATGGGTCAGAATTTTTGCTGCAGTCCGACCATCGCGCCGAGCTGATTCATGCCGGTCGCGACCGTGCCGCCAGCCGCGACCGCGTTCGCGGCCTGTGCGCTGTTGAACATGTACCCTACCGACGTGTACACCATCGTGCGCTTCGAGAACAGGTAATTCGCGCGGCCGATGAGTAGCGTCGAGTTGGCGTCCTTCGTGCCTCCGGAGCCGCGCTGAAGATAGCGCACACCCTGTGTGTCGATGAAAAACGCCGGCGTGACATAGTATGTGGCCCCTGCAAAGAAAATATCCGTCTGCAAATGGGTGGCCGCCGCGAGGTTGTTTCTGATCCACCCGAAACCGATCTTCGCTGAGCCCAACGTCACGTAACCGTCGACAATGTTGTGCGTATCCGTGTAGCGACTGTTGTTCAGTGGCGCGGTGGCGCCCGCGCCGCCGCGCAACACGTCGTACGATGCTGCCACGCCAAAGCTCGCCGAATCGTAAGCGAGGAGCGCCGTATATTGACGGCACGCCAGCATATTGCCGGGGACCTGCCCCGGACAGTTGGTTGCCCCGGGGCCAGCCGGGCCCGCGGCGTCACGGCCGAAGCTGTATGTGCCGCCAATCGTGACGCCGTGGAATTTGCCCATATAGCCAATCGCGTTGTCGCTGCGGGCGTTCGGTAGATAGGAGTCGAATACGCTCAGCGAATGGATCGACGGGCCGATCACGTCCGCGTTGAACAGCGCGTACATCGTCATGCCCATCTGCCTGCCGAGCGTGATCGAGCCGTAGTCGCTGCTGATACCCACGTTCGACTGAATGCCGAAGATCCGGCCGCCGTAGTTCAACGTACCGTTGGTGGGCTGAAATCCGTTCTCCAGCACGAAGAATGTCTTGAATCCACCGCCCAGGTCCTCAGTCCCCCTCAGGCCCCAGCGCGAAGGCAGCCTGCCGGTCAGTGAAGCCATGCCGATGAATGTCCCGCCACTAGCGCTCGCATGGTTATAGTACGAGAGGCCGGTATCGATAATTCCATAAAGTGTGACGCTGCTTTGGGCGTGCGCAAGTCCCGTCGCCGCCACTAGTAACGCGGCACTCCACTTCATTCTCATGACGTTCTTGTCTCCTGTATGGCGAGGCAGCGGGGAAATATTTACCCATTTCACCATTTAATATGGATTACTTAGTAATTATTGGAATGTCTTTTCGATGAACTGCGACTCAAAATGATTGCGAGACGAATTCCCTGGTTTCGACTCGCAATCGGCACCAATACGTCAGTCGAAATACATCAAGTCCCCGTCATCGCCGTTGAACGCCTTCCACGGAGGCAAGCCCGCGCCATTCGGATTGCCGGATTCCACGAAATTCAGAAAGTAGGTCTGAATTCGCGCCGACAACGCGCGGCTTCGCGGCTCGTCGATGCCTTTGAGCATGGGTGCCTCAATCCAGTTTTCGAAGTTGCCAAAGAAGAACGGCAATTCGAAGCAATGGCAAGCTCCCACATTCGGCTGTGGGGATGGGAAATCGAACCGATAGGCAAATACGCCGCTTGCCGCTTCGGCCATCCGCATCGCGAAGCGCCGGGTTGGATCCACTATCAGCTTTTCCGAGCTCAACCCGACCAACGCGGCATAGGGCTTCCGGTCGAATCGGCCTTCGGCGGCGCTTTCGTATCGCGCTAGCGCGTCGTCGCCGAATTCGTCCTTGAACTTCTGCAGGGCCAGTTCCTTGGTCGCGCCAAGGAGGGCCGGGCTGCTCGCAAAGAAGCTGCCGGACTCATCGCGTGTCCAGCCGATGAAGACCGGCTTACCTCCAAAGCACTCCTGAGCGTGCGCTCCGGGGTTCGCTGGCACGCTACCGCTGGCGACCGGCATAAAAGCGATCGGGACCTCGGCAAACTTCGCCACGGCTCCAGTGAGTCGGGTTTGCGCCTGCAGGATGCGCTCGACAGGCAGCATGAGCAGTTCCTTGCCGGTAGCGGCGATGCCAGCGGTTTCGCACAACTGCACCGCAATCGCCTGCGCTTTCGACGGCGCCATTGGCTGAAGGCCCGGATAGCTGAGCATGGCAATCGCCTTCACCAGCCGATGGGTCGACGGCATCGAGGCCAGAAGCTGGGCGAACCAGGCTCCCGCCGACTGCCCTGCTACGATGACCGAATCCGGATCGCCGCCGAAATGGGCGATGTTCTTCCTGACCCACTGAAGCGCCCGCTCGAGATCCGAGACGGCGAGATTGCCCGGCGATATGCCTTCCATATAGAGGTTGCCCAGGACGCCGAGCCGATAGTTCATCGTCACAACCACCGTGCGATCGAGTCTGGCGATCGCTTCGCCCGCGTAGCATGGCAGCGCCCCGCCGGTCATGAACCCGCCTCCGTGGATCCAGAACACAACCGGCAATTTGCCGGTGAGATCGGGCGTGAAAACGTTCAGCCTGAAAGCATCTTCGGACTGCTCAACGCCTCGGGCAGTCGGTCCCATGACGAAATCCAGCCGGCTTGGCAATTGAGGAAAAACGGGACCGGGTCGGGTAGAATTTCGCTGACCGTTCCAGCGCGCCGGCTCTCCGGCGGCCTGAAAACGCCCGCAATTCGCCGCGTAGGGAACGTCGAAGAACGTGTGAACACCGTCGTTGGTCACGCCTTCGAGTACGCCCTGCTCGCATTGGGCAAG
The nucleotide sequence above comes from Paraburkholderia flagellata. Encoded proteins:
- a CDS encoding LysR substrate-binding domain-containing protein, whose amino-acid sequence is MSTGYQHSGRLLDLDAVQAFVLVADLSSFTRAAEVQDTTQSAISLKIKRLEERLGKRLLERTPRHIQLLPEGVAFLGAARELLSAHDRAVAIDVREQRSLRLGIIDHTAAEELIPLLARVASHDPTLRVEVRIGASSEMLDAYDAGELDAAFARRDPARRDAERLFVEHCGWFAAPQWSPNPDEPLRVASLSAPCGVRANALKALDEAGIQWTEVFVGGGIGTVGAAVMAGLAVAPLTRRGCPPRAVDVGSRFGLPPLAPIEIAVYTRVRDASLKEAIRIFGAALRNANTRF
- a CDS encoding porin; translation: MRMKWSAALLVAATGLAHAQSSVTLYGIIDTGLSYYNHASASGGTFIGMASLTGRLPSRWGLRGTEDLGGGFKTFFVLENGFQPTNGTLNYGGRIFGIQSNVGISSDYGSITLGRQMGMTMYALFNADVIGPSIHSLSVFDSYLPNARSDNAIGYMGKFHGVTIGGTYSFGRDAAGPAGPGATNCPGQVPGNMLACRQYTALLAYDSASFGVAASYDVLRGGAGATAPLNNSRYTDTHNIVDGYVTLGSAKIGFGWIRNNLAAATHLQTDIFFAGATYYVTPAFFIDTQGVRYLQRGSGGTKDANSTLLIGRANYLFSKRTMVYTSVGYMFNSAQAANAVAAGGTVATGMNQLGAMVGLQQKF
- a CDS encoding carboxylesterase/lipase family protein translates to MNGTVLAQCEQGVLEGVTNDGVHTFFDVPYAANCGRFQAAGEPARWNGQRNSTRPGPVFPQLPSRLDFVMGPTARGVEQSEDAFRLNVFTPDLTGKLPVVFWIHGGGFMTGGALPCYAGEAIARLDRTVVVTMNYRLGVLGNLYMEGISPGNLAVSDLERALQWVRKNIAHFGGDPDSVIVAGQSAGAWFAQLLASMPSTHRLVKAIAMLSYPGLQPMAPSKAQAIAVQLCETAGIAATGKELLMLPVERILQAQTRLTGAVAKFAEVPIAFMPVASGSVPANPGAHAQECFGGKPVFIGWTRDESGSFFASSPALLGATKELALQKFKDEFGDDALARYESAAEGRFDRKPYAALVGLSSEKLIVDPTRRFAMRMAEAASGVFAYRFDFPSPQPNVGACHCFELPFFFGNFENWIEAPMLKGIDEPRSRALSARIQTYFLNFVESGNPNGAGLPPWKAFNGDDGDLMYFD